DNA from Orbaceae bacterium lpD01:
AGACACCAAACCACAATAATAATAGTTGATATTGTCGACTTAAACTTAAATTTTGGTAATCTTGGTTTGGGCAGTTTCATTGATTACTCCTTATGGCCAATTTGGGCGGCAACTTCATCACATCGTTCAAAAAAGGCAGGCTCCCAATGCTTCACCTCAAGCTGACTCACTTTATGTTGTAGCTGATCGAGCTGCAAGTGGGCTAATTTATCGCAGCCGACTTTATGCATCAGTGTAATAGTTTGTAATTGTGCGTAACTGAGATCACGCAGTTGCTGCGAACTCTGTTGGTCTAAATAGTGGATAGCAGCGGCCAGACCATCGGCTTCAAAAATAGCCAATGATTGATCAGGCTGATCGATATGGCTGCTGATCAGGGCTTTTTTATTCAGCCATTTGAGGGTCTGCTCACTGGCAAACGGGTCACCGTTATTATAGTGTAGCGTGGCACAGGCAGGGCAACGCTGTAAAAAATAGCCCAGCGCATGCTTGATCAACTTGGCAATATGGGGATAACCCAATTTTTGGGCGATTTGGGCCGACATAAAATGACCATCAAACCAATAAGGTGAATAGGTTAGGGTATTTTCTATTTTTTGCCATAATTCTACGGTCGGCTGATTCAGTTCACGCATATATCCACTCACTTTTTCCGCCGGCAACGGGGGAACTTGGGTTCGATCATTATGAGCTACTGGCACATCAATATTGAACCAGACAATATGCCGGCGCAGCTGAAAAACAATCGCTTGATGGGGCGCGCGGCTATTTTCAATTTCAATCACTTTTAAGAGTGTTCGGCGCCAAGCCTGCTCGGATCCGGCATCTAAGCTGATATCCAGTGAAGGCTTGATGTCGCTTTCTGAACTAGGAGTTGACGTGATTGGCTTAGTCTGAACGTGTTTGACCCCCGCCACTTGTGAGCTCATAGGATCTTTCGCGAGCGCTGACGGCACTTTGGCATAGCTGATGATCAGTTTATCGAGTTCATCACAAATATCCGGATAACTTGCCTGCAAGGCCTGTTTTAAACGGACAAACTGCATAGTCGACTCATTGCGCTCAGCGTCAATGGCCTGCGTATTAAACTCACTCTTGACCATCGAGAAGCGCTGAATAATCATGTATAAAATGCGTTTTTTGAGTTTTTGTGGCGCGGCAATGTCCCAATAAATCTCAATATAATCAGCTAAGAGGGTTATCCCTAACAAAATTTGATTGGGTGCATCACTTCGCTGTAACGTATTGATTAAATGCGCGATTAAACGAAAATCCTTGGTCGATTGCTGCAATAATGCTAACACGACCTGCTGGATATGCCCCATGTCCACAGTATCGTGACTAATGGTACCGATTTTGGCCGCTTCACTTTCAATATCGAGCCAGTCCGGATTGTCGGCTGCAATCGGCTGTTTTTCCAGTTCCTGACTAAAACGCTGGGTTACCACTTGACGCCAGGGATGCTCAGTAATAAATTCCATAATGTCCTACTCTATAATGACTTTCATCATCCCACCAGACCTAATACGCCATCCACCTGGTCATTCACCAATGGCAGGCTTGACGTAATGGCACGATGGCTTTTTCCAATTGATAAATATTGAAAGAGAGTCCGTTCAATAATGGACTATCCGATTCAATCAGCACGGCTTTCGCCTGAAAAAGCTTTTGGATTTGCGCGATACCAGGCAGGCCGCGACTATTTTCTAGCACCAAACCTTGATCGCGAATAAACCAGTGTGACTCAAGTCGGCTACCGGTGTCGGTTTTGAGTATCAGATTACTGGCCGAACTCGGTAGCGGTGTGTTCACAATAATTTGCATACGGGTAATATTGTCCAGACAACTCAAGGCTAAAACCGGCCTGGGCGAGCGCGTACCGAGCGCCGGCGTAGTCAAAATCACCTGTGGTGAAATCTCGCCATCGGCCTGCGTCAGTATAAATTCGGTTGAATTAGCGGGGCGCTGCTGCTCTTGTATTAACACTTTGGCGATATCCTGGTGATACGTGTCTGGCAACGGCGCCGGTTCGGGAGTCGCTTTGATGATACTGTCATAACAATCTAAACGAATTAAGGCTGAGCGCTCGTTTTGGCACTGTAGATAGGCTTGTCGCCAGCTATCGTCTGCGTGCACCCACCAAGCGGCTAACAGTAACAGTAGAGCGCTGACACGCCAGTTGATCGGCATCTTCTGTCTTAGCATGGGCTACACTCAGCAATTTTGGCAAAGAATTGATTATCCTTGACGCCAAAATGGATAAACTTAATCGTTTCACCCGCTGCGATTTTATTGAGTATTTGTAATGATACCGGTGGCAATAGATGGCCATCGATTATCGACTCCAGCATTCTAGCGCCATTTTCTGCTCGGGTTGCCCGGCTGATGATTTGCGCACTGACTTCATCATCAAACACCACTTCTGCGCCAAATTTCTGGTATAAGGTATGGTGCAGTTTTTTGAGTTTGGCTTGAATAATGTCGCGTAGTACCGCCTGACTGAGGGGTAAATAGGGGACGATCTCCATGCGCGCCAACAGTGCAGGTTTAAAAAAGGTCACCAGTTCCTGATAGAGCTGATCATGGATTTCGCTAGGACGATCGGCAAAATCAACAATCGTTTGGTCGCCCAGATTAGAGGTTAAGAAAAAGAGTACATTTTTACAGTCAATCACCCGACCTTCACCATCAGCCAGTTCGCCTTTATCGAAGGCTTGATAAAAAAGATTAAGCACATCGCGATGCGCTTTTTCGACTTCATCGAGTAACACCACTGAGTAAGGCTTTTGCCGAATACTCTCGGTTAAAATGCCACCTTCACCATAACCGACGTACCCCGGCGGAGAACCGATTAAGCGTGAAACCGTGTGTTTTTCTTGATATTCGGACATATTAATCGTGGTTAAATATTGGCGACCGCCAAATAATAGTTCGGCAATTTGAATGACCGACTCGGTTTTACCAACTCCACTCGGCCCAACTAATAGGAATGCGCCTAACGGCCGACCCGTGCGACGTAAATCTGCTCGCGCGGTTAATAGGTGGCGATGTAACTGTTCAATAGCCAGATACTGACCTTTAATTTCAGTGTTTAAATATTGCGGTAAATGCGTTACCACCGCCAGCTCATCTTGCGAAATTCGCTTTAAGGGTATACCAGTATGCTCGGCAATCACAGCTGCAATCTGTTTTTCATCCACATGAGGTGAAACCAGCACTGCATCTTGTTGCAAATTGGCTAACTGCTCGCTTAAACGATCCAACTCAGCCCGTATCGCCGCGTCATTGACTAAGGTATCTGTCTCTATCGGCGCAATAGCGATGTTCTCGCTAGTCTCAGCCGGCACCAGATCCGGCGGCTGCGTAACAGCTAACACTGGAAAGTTGTGGTCTGTGAATGGCTCGGTAGGGGATAAACACTGGGCACGCAATTCAATTAAACGCTGCACGATAGTGAGCTGTTGTTGCCAAAGTTCTTCAATACGAACCAATTCAGCCTCAGTCTCGTGACAAGTTTGTTCCAGCTCAGCCATACGCAGGAGGTTATCTTTTAGTCCCAGCTGATTTTCACGGCTTAACAGCGCAATTTCTTCATGATATTGATGTAATTGGGTCTGTAAGGCTGAGACCTGACGAGGTGGTGAGGTAAGGTTAATCGAGATCCGTGCACAGGCGGTATCTAATACGTCAATCGCTTTATCCGGTAGTTGTCGGCCGGATAAGTAGCGATCACTTAAATAGGCACAAGCCTGTAACGCGCCATCGTCAATGAAAACACCATGGGCCTGTTCATAAATCTTGCGTAAACCACGCAGAATGATGACTGCTTCAGCAGCGGTAGGCTCGCTCACTTTCACTAACTGGAAACGACGGGATAAGGCGGCATCTTTTTCGAAGTACTGTTTATATTCGCGCCAGGTGGTGGCGGCAATAGTTTTTAATTCACCGCGAGCTAAAGCCGGCTTTAATAAGTTGGAGACATCAAGACCACCATGCTGATTACCGGCACCGATCAAGGTATGAGCTTCATCAATAAAAAGAATAATCGGCGTAGGGGAGTGGCTCACATCGGCCATGATGCCTTTAAAGCGTTTTTCAAACTCGCCTTTGACTGAGGCTCCTGCTTGTAGTGCCCCTAAGTCCAGGCTCATAATCCGAGTCTGTTTCAGTTGCTCGGGGACCTTGTTATCGATAATACGTAGGGCTAAACCTTCAATTAAGGCACTTTTACCGACCCCAGCCTCACCCACCACAATCGGATTATTTTTACGGCGTCGACATAAAATATCGATCATCAAATCGATCTCTTTATCACGGCCGAGCACCGGATCCAGTTTACCATCAAGCCCTTGTTGAGTGATATCGATAGCATACCGGTCGAGCAAACTAATGTCTGCCTGAACGGTGCTATTTGAGCCTACTGGTTGTGCAGTTTCAAGACTGTTTTCAGCTGAACCGGTCACCCATTGGCCAAATTGTGATTTCAGCAATTCACGATTAATCCTACTGAGAAGCTCGACGGCTGGTTTAGGTAAATAGCGATGGGGACTGTAAAGAAGCGTCAGTAAGATAATGCCGGTACGTAAATTGGTCTGGGCAAACTCGGCACTGTTGAGTAAAAAGGCATCTTGCAGTAATTCGATCAATAGTGGCGAGAAGCTTGGTGTGCTCTGTTCGTATTGGCGATGATCATAAGAGAGCTGGGTTAACAACGTCTGTAAACGTTCTGTGTCAATATTCGCCTTAGCCATGATTTGTCGAATATCACATAAAGGTGTGTCTAGGCTCTGCAATAAAAAATGACAAACGGTCATTTCGCTGCTTTGGGTGTTCACGCAAGTCGCCGCCATCCCTTCAAAGATATAGCGGCTCACCGGGTTTAAATGTTTCAGAAGTGAGGGTAACTCAATGCGAATCATAACGCGACTCCCTTTATTTTAATAATTGATTCAACTGCGTCAAAATATCGGCAGTTTGTGAATTTAAGCTGAACAGATAAAGACTATAAGCAAAGGCTAAAATTCCTATCGCGCCCCAAATAATATGTTTTTTACTGATGGCGCGGGTTAAGTAATAAGGGACTGCTTGGATCTGGCCAAGGTGCAGACGTGTGGACGGTGGTTCACCATTTAGTGAGGTTAATAAGGTATTTAAGCGCCGAAAAAGTTGTTCAAATTCATCGCTATTGGGATGTTGTACTTTATAGCGCCCTCTAAAACCTAACCCAAAACAGAGATAGATAAACTCCAGCATAGCTTGATACCGTTTGGGTTCATTCATTAACCGTTCGGTAATCTGAAATACCCGTTCTCCCCCCCAGCCCTCATTGTGGAAATGGATTAAGAGTGATTTATGACTCCAAAATTGGCCTAACATCGGTTCAGATCCCATGATGCATTCATCGATAAAACTGCACAGCACATAGCGGAAGGTCACAATGGAACCCGGTTCATAACCTTGCATTTCCAGCTGTTGACTGATGTTTTGGATATCGGTGACGATCTGTCGGTATAGATGATCAGGATCGTCAATCGGTGTAGATAAATCCTGAATGCGTAAGATCATACCGAGCAGTGGTGTGGCTGCATCTACAATCGGGTTCAGATTATTGCCAGATAAGGGTAGGGTATACTGTTCTAACTGGTTTACATACTGCTGCGTCTTACCAGCGCTATGATGAAGCTTTGGCGTGGCCATTATTGACTCCTTACCGCCCAAAATTGCAGATTCAGTTCAGGAAAATGCCCGGCAACGTGAAATGCAATACTGTTGGTTTTGATTACATCACGCCAGCCCGGCGCTTGGGTATCTAACTGAAAGTAAGTATAACCAGCGTGGAAAGGGAGCTGTGGCGGCGCGGCCGACAAGGGGATTAAAGGAATACCGGCTAGCTGAACATGTACTAGATTATCGATGGAGAGGGGCGAAGCGATTTTGGTTTGTTGAACAAAAGTACGCATAATTTGCTCCTGAGGTAATTGGCTTTTCACCGCCAGAACAAAGCTAGCTGTTTTCAGCAGTTCAATATCATTAATCACCCCGATGTAGATACCATTTTGTTCGTTTAAGGTAATTGAAACCGCCCGCGGTGTTAACACAATACTCAGCGCCTGACGTGTTAATAACATCAGCGCTTTGAAGGTGGTCGTTAAGTCATCATGATTATAAAAGTGAAAATCCTGTGCCGTTCTGGATTCGGACGTAAATGTCATCAATTCAGAGCAGGTTTGGCTTAACATCAGATACAGCGTTTCCGGATGAACAATTTTAGTTCTGGCCAAATGCTGATAACGGGGTTTGGCTGAATTGAGCAGTTGTAGCATTAAGAACTCAGCAATACCGGTCACACCTTGTTGCGTTGGTGAGCCCATTTTATCCGATAGTTGTTTAGCTCTTTCTGCGACTAAATTAGCGATTTCATCGAGAAAATTTTGCAGCATTGGTGCGGTGCTGACTTGGCTAATAGTTGGAATAAAGGTATCGTCTAAAACGATGGCGCCATCAGTACGTAACTCTTTGATCCGACACAGTGGCAACACGGTATAAGCATTGAGATCATCCGAACCTTGCATAATTTTAGGCGTGAGCTGTGCTATATTTAACTGAATATAATTCCCACCTTTAGTGTGCAAATCGCGTACCGGAAAAGTACTACTCTTATAACGCGTCATGTCATCAGCTGTCTCTTGCGCAACGTCGATTTCACTAAGAGAATTATTCAGGATAGGCAACGCCAGATAGATATCTTTACTTGCTGCACTTGTTAAATGGCTAATCGCCAAAGGTTGAGGTAGACAGTCTTGGTAGGGGATCTCAAATAAGCTACCATCAGGCATAATGCCCGACGCCTCCGTCAGGCCGATCCGGCCTAATTTAAACAGGGCCTGATCAAGCTGAAGCCGGCTAAAACCATAAGCATAGTTAACGGTACTTTCAAATTTTGCGCTCACGACATAGTCAATATAACGCTGCTGCTGCTGAAAATGCTGTGGCGCAATAGATAAGCCTTCTTTCCATATCACCCGGTTTTTACTGGTCATACTGTGTCCTTTTTATGATTTCTTGATTTCAACTTCGCTGGCACGCACATGGATTAACAGATTATAGGTCTTGCCGACACCCTCGATCTCAGTTATGTCGAGCCAATAAGCCTGCCCACTGTCTGCTCCAGCGAAATGGGCAATGACCGCAATAAATTGGGTTTTGGGGTCGACGGGTATCGGTTTAAGCGTTTTGTATTCACCCGGCTCAACCGTATAATCCTGATGATCGATATAATTTTTAGCTAAAATTTTATCTAATGGTTCGGTGGCAATTTGATAATAATCGGTACTGAATAATTTAGAGTCCTCATTTAGAAACACCAGCTGAATATCGGTTGGCGTGGCTTCACCATTATAATTAGGATTAATATCGTTATCAGCTAATAAGGTCAGAGTGATTTCGGTTGGGTTGTTATCTGGATAGCCAACGGGTACACTCGGATCAGTGATGACCTGATAAAGTTTTTTCGTTGTTTCGCAGCCACCTAGCAAGGTGCAAAATATCAGCAGTAACACGCCCCCTAATCGCATGATAGAGAGCCCTGTTGATCCTGTTGATTCTGTAGCTCGCGCATCTGGCGATCGTAAGCGTGCGCATAGACTTCCCAAAACAGTTTATCGAAGCCTTTCTGGCGTTTTGAGCGCAGCTCATCATAATAACGACTATAAATATCCCAAGCCCAAGCACTATCCATCGCGGTTTTATCACTATGGCGTCGATAACGGGCAAAACGGGTAATTAAGGCCTGGGGTGAAAAAGCCGCCAGCAGGGCGGACAGGGCTTCGGAAATAGCCTGTTGATTGGCTTGATGATGTAACTTAATGTAAGCTAAACTTTCGGCAATGGCCGAGGGTGCCGAGAGATGCACCGGACATTTGTCGGTTGAGTATAAAAGATTAATCGTCTCTTGATAGCTTTGATTTAAACGTAGCGGATTATCTTCAGTTGGGCGCAGCTGTTTATCCGCTAAATGGGGATTATTACTGTGTAAATCTTTCAGTCCCTCAATCACTTGCTTTAGGCTATCACCGATCTCCTCCAGCAATTCATAGGCCTCCTGACTATTGTTCAAAGGCAGTGTGCTGCTCAGTCCCTGATAGAGTGGATAAATGGCGACATTGATTAAGCGATCTTCCTCATTTAGGCACTGTCCCGTCTGCGGATTGAGGTTGATTGACTGAGCTAACAGATTATGGTTCGATTGCTGAAATAGCTTAGCTTGCTGGTCGGCCGGCCTGGTTGTTGTGGTTATTTTTTCAGCATCGAGCACTTTTATGGGATCAAGTGGCATTGGCGCGACCACCTCAGCGGTGCTGTGTCTGGTTTGTACTGCGTCAGTGTGTGCAGTGTTAGTCGGTTCTCTGCTAAGAATATCGTTTAACGGATCTGCGTGATTGGCAATCATCTCTTCCGGTCGCATGGCTAAAGGATCGTCCGTTAGCTGACCACTTTTATTGATGTGCACCCGTAGGGTCAGTGCACCTAACTGTACCTGATCTCCCTGCTGTAAACGAATCGGCTTGTTATTTTGAAACAAATCAATATGATTGAGTTGCAAATTAGCGGCCAACGCCTTGAGACAGTAATGGCCATCGATGAGCACGATTTGCGCATGACAGTTTTCAATCTGGCCATGCTGGTCTTGTAGCGACCACTCATTATTCTCGTCACAACCAATCAGGCCACCTGCCATGTCAAGCAGCGCAGAAGCGGATTGACCACTGGCTAAATATTGACTGTTTAATACCTGAAGGGTTAATGTATCTGATGTATTCATAATTATTCCTGTACAGTAATCAGGGCGAAAGGAGCAATCGACGATTTGCCTAAAAAACATGTCCAACCTAAATAACTCTCTGTATTGGCGCTTAATTTCAGATCTTTGATCTGATTGTTGGCGAGGATTAAACAGAGATCCCACGCCAGTTGATCGCGCAGAATAAACGAGACAAAGTTGACTAAAGCGGCGTATAACGATCCGGTGGGTAAAAACTGTTTCATTTGTGCAAAACTTAAGTCACTGATTGTTAACTTAAACTTGCCGTTATTGTCCGGCATACGACTTCCGGCAATAAAATTTTTACCGAGTACGCAATTCTGTACGCCAATTCGGTTACGCTGAGGGTCTGGGATATTGACCCAGCGAAATTGCCAAGATCGAATCTCGACCTGGCTAAGTGAAAAACAGTGTGAGATAAGCGTCGCTATTAATTGCGGTGAGCGTCCTGAATTAGCCAAAATACCGGCGTAGGTGAGCATTTTATTTCGATCAATCAATAAGGCATCACGCATCATGCGTGATTCTAGTCCGACTAACGCATACATTTTCGCTGAAAACTGGTCCCGTCCGGCAGGCTGAAAACAGATAAAATAGCGGTATTTGCGCCAGATCTTATATAGGTAGCTGGCTAAGCGGTGATGAAATAGATTAAACAGCGTGATCATTCTCGGATCTTCTGCCAGCTCTTCCCAGGCCATATCATCCAGATAATAGCTGGGTAAGGGCGAATGGGCGCCCGTTAAGCTAAGAAAGGGCGTTTTAATCTGTAGCTGGTCGTTGACGATGGTTACTGAGGTGATATCACGCGTAACAAAGGCTAAAGTTGAGTCACTGATAAATCGAATCGGATCTTGATCGGGTGAGTAATCAAGTAATGTATCCACGTCGATACCTTGCGCCTTGTAGAGCAACTCGACGAGCTGAAAAAATTGATAGCGCTCAGCGTCGGCCGGGATTAGTGATTGATCAACTGCCATTGGTAAACCTCATGCGTTGATGCATTGACTAGATTGAGAAAATGAAATGAGTTCACTGCCGCATAGCCTGCATAAAAATGCGCAATGATCGCGCCAAACAGATACATTTCGCCTTCACTATTAAAAGCGTCCGGCGAGATACGTAGCGTGGATTCATAGCCACCAATCACCGCGTCGGTAAACGTATATTGAGCCGGCACTGCGTCAAATTGCACAATCCCTTGTAACAATTTTTCCAGTCCCTTCTCGGCTCGTGCGCTATAGCGGGTGGTGAAATTGTAGTTTTTTAAAATTTGGCAGAGTGAGGTTTTATTGAGCAGCGATAAATAGTTTAACGATAACGATGAGATGGTACTCCACTGTTGGCTGGCATTTAAATTGGGTCGTATAGCGCGCGAGGGATAAGTCACATTGCGCACCTGAATATAATTCGGTATTGAATCATCGGTACGACAGATATCGCCGATCCGCAGATGCTGAGCGATATCATTATTACTACACCGTGCCCGGATTGAGATCACCTCTTGCTGATGGTTAATCAGTGTTTCATCACCTCGTACAAAAGCAATGGAATACTGAATTTTATCACTGTTCAGCGTAGGCTGCTGATGAAGATGATAGTAAAAAGGGTGCTGCTGCTTATTCTGTTCAAGTTGATGATGAAAGCTATCGAATAGTGCATAGTGGCGGCTTTGTTGATTTAACCAACCCGTGACCTGGTCGATGGCAAAGAGTTCATAACAATCCTGATGCTGAAAATCAATTGTCAACGGATAGGTGGTTTTTCTGCCATCAAGCAGAATCGGTTCGCAGTCGTATTCAAACAGATTGATGGCCGGTACACAGTTACTTTTTATTAAATCAGGGGCGATTTTGACTGTCGCCGGTAAGGCCTGGCTAAACTTTAGCGTTAAGGTCAAATCACGGGTCGTGATTTGACTAAAATAGTCAGGTATACCTTGAATATCAAAGAATAAAAAACCTTCCGGAAAACAGAAATACTCATGCAGTAACCGATAGCCATTAAAGGTATTGCCTGGATAAACGAGCATGGCCTCTTCATTGTCAAAGCCAACTGGCTGAAAGCGAAGTGCCGGTAGAGCAAAGGTATTTTCGTCAATCATCAGCATCGCTTGGCTCAGGTACTGAGAAAACCACAGATAAAGTTGCGAACCGGCATGCGCATCCGATCCGCAATAAAGACGCAATTTATCTAGTTCATCAGGACATAAATTGACAGGGTGATGGGCGTGAAAGTGAATAGCCAGTTCATCACCGTCACGCTGTGTGACCTTTGTAATATTAAAAGGACTGACCCAAGTATCGCGACACACGCTAAAAGTGCAACTTGTCTCTCCGGCCGAGGCAGGTTGACTCTGCACGGTGCTACCGGCGGTGATTAAGGTCGTATGATCGTGTTGATTATTGAAGGCTAATATCGTCAGGCTTGGCGTCTGCTGTAGATAGTTTGGCCACAGAATATTCATTAAACTGGCGGTTAACTGTGGATAAGCCTGTTCAAGCTTTGTATTCAGTAATGCGGTCAGATAGGTTAAACCATCTAAGGTACGGTTGATATCTGGATCAAACGAAGGTTCAGACAGAAAATGGGATAACTGAGGATAAGCCTGCGTAAACTGTTTGCTGTCCTGATAGAGATAGTCTCGCTCCTGCTTGAGCCTATGATCCTTAGTCATAATGTCCTTGATAGTATTGCGTCGCCATGGTTTAGATAACGTTCAGTTTATTATCGTTTAAATGAATATCAATATTGATGCGGTCTGATTCGCTGAGTTGATCCAGATAAGCCATAACAGTAAAGTAATGGGCAAAGGTGAGCGGATCTTGTCTGACGGTAACATTGACTTGACTAATTCTCGGCTCATACTGCTCAATACAGTATTGAATAGAATAACAAATCGCATGTTGGATCTCCTCACTACCTAATAAGGCATCATTAATATCAATGATGCCGAGTTCTCGGCTGCCGTGACACTCGCCTGGTCTGGCATTAAAAATACGTTGCAGATTATGTTTAATCGAGACAATCAGAGCCGCCTTACCGCTTGTGGCAGATAGATTATCTTGCCGT
Protein-coding regions in this window:
- the tssA gene encoding type VI secretion system protein TssA; amino-acid sequence: MEFITEHPWRQVVTQRFSQELEKQPIAADNPDWLDIESEAAKIGTISHDTVDMGHIQQVVLALLQQSTKDFRLIAHLINTLQRSDAPNQILLGITLLADYIEIYWDIAAPQKLKKRILYMIIQRFSMVKSEFNTQAIDAERNESTMQFVRLKQALQASYPDICDELDKLIISYAKVPSALAKDPMSSQVAGVKHVQTKPITSTPSSESDIKPSLDISLDAGSEQAWRRTLLKVIEIENSRAPHQAIVFQLRRHIVWFNIDVPVAHNDRTQVPPLPAEKVSGYMRELNQPTVELWQKIENTLTYSPYWFDGHFMSAQIAQKLGYPHIAKLIKHALGYFLQRCPACATLHYNNGDPFASEQTLKWLNKKALISSHIDQPDQSLAIFEADGLAAAIHYLDQQSSQQLRDLSYAQLQTITLMHKVGCDKLAHLQLDQLQHKVSQLEVKHWEPAFFERCDEVAAQIGHKE
- the vasI gene encoding type VI secretion system-associated protein VasI → MLRQKMPINWRVSALLLLLAAWWVHADDSWRQAYLQCQNERSALIRLDCYDSIIKATPEPAPLPDTYHQDIAKVLIQEQQRPANSTEFILTQADGEISPQVILTTPALGTRSPRPVLALSCLDNITRMQIIVNTPLPSSASNLILKTDTGSRLESHWFIRDQGLVLENSRGLPGIAQIQKLFQAKAVLIESDSPLLNGLSFNIYQLEKAIVPLRQACHW
- the tssH gene encoding type VI secretion system ATPase TssH, which gives rise to MIRIELPSLLKHLNPVSRYIFEGMAATCVNTQSSEMTVCHFLLQSLDTPLCDIRQIMAKANIDTERLQTLLTQLSYDHRQYEQSTPSFSPLLIELLQDAFLLNSAEFAQTNLRTGIILLTLLYSPHRYLPKPAVELLSRINRELLKSQFGQWVTGSAENSLETAQPVGSNSTVQADISLLDRYAIDITQQGLDGKLDPVLGRDKEIDLMIDILCRRRKNNPIVVGEAGVGKSALIEGLALRIIDNKVPEQLKQTRIMSLDLGALQAGASVKGEFEKRFKGIMADVSHSPTPIILFIDEAHTLIGAGNQHGGLDVSNLLKPALARGELKTIAATTWREYKQYFEKDAALSRRFQLVKVSEPTAAEAVIILRGLRKIYEQAHGVFIDDGALQACAYLSDRYLSGRQLPDKAIDVLDTACARISINLTSPPRQVSALQTQLHQYHEEIALLSRENQLGLKDNLLRMAELEQTCHETEAELVRIEELWQQQLTIVQRLIELRAQCLSPTEPFTDHNFPVLAVTQPPDLVPAETSENIAIAPIETDTLVNDAAIRAELDRLSEQLANLQQDAVLVSPHVDEKQIAAVIAEHTGIPLKRISQDELAVVTHLPQYLNTEIKGQYLAIEQLHRHLLTARADLRRTGRPLGAFLLVGPSGVGKTESVIQIAELLFGGRQYLTTINMSEYQEKHTVSRLIGSPPGYVGYGEGGILTESIRQKPYSVVLLDEVEKAHRDVLNLFYQAFDKGELADGEGRVIDCKNVLFFLTSNLGDQTIVDFADRPSEIHDQLYQELVTFFKPALLARMEIVPYLPLSQAVLRDIIQAKLKKLHHTLYQKFGAEVVFDDEVSAQIISRATRAENGARMLESIIDGHLLPPVSLQILNKIAAGETIKFIHFGVKDNQFFAKIAECSPC
- the icmH gene encoding type IVB secretion system protein IcmH/DotU, with the protein product MATPKLHHSAGKTQQYVNQLEQYTLPLSGNNLNPIVDAATPLLGMILRIQDLSTPIDDPDHLYRQIVTDIQNISQQLEMQGYEPGSIVTFRYVLCSFIDECIMGSEPMLGQFWSHKSLLIHFHNEGWGGERVFQITERLMNEPKRYQAMLEFIYLCFGLGFRGRYKVQHPNSDEFEQLFRRLNTLLTSLNGEPPSTRLHLGQIQAVPYYLTRAISKKHIIWGAIGILAFAYSLYLFSLNSQTADILTQLNQLLK
- the tssK gene encoding type VI secretion system baseplate subunit TssK; the protein is MTSKNRVIWKEGLSIAPQHFQQQQRYIDYVVSAKFESTVNYAYGFSRLQLDQALFKLGRIGLTEASGIMPDGSLFEIPYQDCLPQPLAISHLTSAASKDIYLALPILNNSLSEIDVAQETADDMTRYKSSTFPVRDLHTKGGNYIQLNIAQLTPKIMQGSDDLNAYTVLPLCRIKELRTDGAIVLDDTFIPTISQVSTAPMLQNFLDEIANLVAERAKQLSDKMGSPTQQGVTGIAEFLMLQLLNSAKPRYQHLARTKIVHPETLYLMLSQTCSELMTFTSESRTAQDFHFYNHDDLTTTFKALMLLTRQALSIVLTPRAVSITLNEQNGIYIGVINDIELLKTASFVLAVKSQLPQEQIMRTFVQQTKIASPLSIDNLVHVQLAGIPLIPLSAAPPQLPFHAGYTYFQLDTQAPGWRDVIKTNSIAFHVAGHFPELNLQFWAVRSQ
- the tssJ gene encoding type VI secretion system lipoprotein TssJ, whose protein sequence is MRLGGVLLLIFCTLLGGCETTKKLYQVITDPSVPVGYPDNNPTEITLTLLADNDINPNYNGEATPTDIQLVFLNEDSKLFSTDYYQIATEPLDKILAKNYIDHQDYTVEPGEYKTLKPIPVDPKTQFIAVIAHFAGADSGQAYWLDITEIEGVGKTYNLLIHVRASEVEIKKS
- the tagH gene encoding type VI secretion system-associated FHA domain protein TagH; the protein is MNTSDTLTLQVLNSQYLASGQSASALLDMAGGLIGCDENNEWSLQDQHGQIENCHAQIVLIDGHYCLKALAANLQLNHIDLFQNNKPIRLQQGDQVQLGALTLRVHINKSGQLTDDPLAMRPEEMIANHADPLNDILSREPTNTAHTDAVQTRHSTAEVVAPMPLDPIKVLDAEKITTTTRPADQQAKLFQQSNHNLLAQSINLNPQTGQCLNEEDRLINVAIYPLYQGLSSTLPLNNSQEAYELLEEIGDSLKQVIEGLKDLHSNNPHLADKQLRPTEDNPLRLNQSYQETINLLYSTDKCPVHLSAPSAIAESLAYIKLHHQANQQAISEALSALLAAFSPQALITRFARYRRHSDKTAMDSAWAWDIYSRYYDELRSKRQKGFDKLFWEVYAHAYDRQMRELQNQQDQQGSLSCD
- the tssG gene encoding type VI secretion system baseplate subunit TssG yields the protein MAVDQSLIPADAERYQFFQLVELLYKAQGIDVDTLLDYSPDQDPIRFISDSTLAFVTRDITSVTIVNDQLQIKTPFLSLTGAHSPLPSYYLDDMAWEELAEDPRMITLFNLFHHRLASYLYKIWRKYRYFICFQPAGRDQFSAKMYALVGLESRMMRDALLIDRNKMLTYAGILANSGRSPQLIATLISHCFSLSQVEIRSWQFRWVNIPDPQRNRIGVQNCVLGKNFIAGSRMPDNNGKFKLTISDLSFAQMKQFLPTGSLYAALVNFVSFILRDQLAWDLCLILANNQIKDLKLSANTESYLGWTCFLGKSSIAPFALITVQE